The genomic region GCTTTCTTAATATTTCTTTAACTCCTTCTATGCCTTTTCTTAATAGTAAAGGGTAGCCAATTTTTATTCCGTGAAAATAGCCACTTATTTTTAATAAAACATGCTGAGGTATTTCCTCATCCATTGAAAAAATTATTCTACCCTTCAACATTCTTCACCAAGTATTCCTCAATCATTTTCCTCTCATTATCGTTAAGCTTAGGCAATATGGATTTCAATATATCATGAATAGAATATAAATAATGGAGAGTAATACCCATTTTCTCTAACCTCTCTTTTGCACCTTCCTTTCTATCTACTATAACAAGTGCATGAGATACTTTACCACCATTTCTAATTATTTCCTCAGCAGATCTCTCTATAGAGCCTCCAGTAGTAGCTACATCATCAACTATAACTATCTCCTTATCTTTAACATCAGCCTCAAGTAATTTATCTGTTCCATAGCCTTTCTTTTCAAGCCTTACGTAACCCATCGGTTTACCTAATTTACAAGCAACAAAAGACGCTAAAGGAATACCTCCTGTTGCAATACCGATTATCATGTCAAATTTTATATTCCTTAATTCCTCAATTGCCTTATCAACTACTGTAAAAAATTCTGGATAATTAGGTAACCTCCTTAAATCTAAATAGTAAGGACTAGTTTTGCCAGAAGTTAAGATAAAATTTCCTATTAATAACAATTTTCTCTGTAGCAAACTTTCCGCGAAATCCATCCTAGGTATAATGGAAAAAGAGTTTAAATACAATTTTCGCATATGAAGATTAAGGGCATTATTTGAGGGATATAATTTCATCCTTGGATTTTTCTAAAGAAGATTTTCTTACAATATTTTCGCTTGCAGATGAAATTGAAAAAGGTAAAAGATTAAAATTACAAGAAGAGAAAGTAGTCGCAACGGCCTTTTTCGAGCCAAGTACTAGAACACACTTAAGCTTTACTACTGCTGCACTAAGGCTAGGAGCAAAAACTATAGGCTTTTCGTCAACAGAAGGTATTTCAGAGGCTAAAGGAGAAAATTTTGCAGATACTATTAGAATGCTTGAAAATTACTCTGATTGTATAATAATAAGACACAAATTCGATGGAGCAGCAAAGTTTGCTTCAGAAATAAGCAATAAGCCAATAATAAATGCTGGAGACGGAAAACACGAACATCCCACTCAAACGCTTATAGATATTTATACAGTGTATAAATCGTTTGGCAGTCCAGATAATTTGACTTATGGAATTCTAGGCGATTTAAAATATGCAAGAACTGTTAATAGCTTACTCAGAGGTTTAACAAGATTTATGCCGAGGTTTGTTTACTTAATTTCGCCAGAACCTTTAAAGGCTAGAAAAGAAATCCTTTCAGAACTTAATTACCCTTACAAGGAAATAGACTCACCTTCTGAGGTAATCTCAGAAATTGACGTACTTTACGTAACAAGAATACAGAAAGAAAGATTTCCAGACGAAATGGAATATGAGAAAGTTAAGGAAAGCTACACTGTGGATGAAAATTTAGTCAACCAAATGAAAAAAGACTCAATAATTCTTCATCCCTTGCCCAGAGTAAATGAGATTGACAGAAGAATTGATAGTAAACCTCAAGCTAAGTATTTTTACCAAGCCTCCTTAGGAGTTCCAATAAGGATGTCATTACTTTATAAAATTTTGAGCGGTGAATGGTAATGAAAAATGGATTAATAGTAAGTAAAATAAAAAATGGCACGGTAATAGATCATATCCCCGCAGGGAGAGCTCTAGCTGTACTTAATATTCTAGGAATAAAAGGCAATGAAGGAAATAGAGTTGCACTAGTAATGAACGTTGAAAGTAGTAAAATGGGTAAAAAAGATATTGTAAAGATAGAGGAAAGGGAATTAAACCAAAGAGAGGTTGAATTAATTGCATTAATAGCTCCATCTGCTACTATTAACATCATAAGAAATTATGAAGTTGCAGAAAAAAGAAAATTGAACTTACCAGAAAAAATAGAAGGAATATTAAAATGTCCTAATCCTGCCTGCATTACTAATAATGACGTGGAGGCAAGGTCTAGGTTTATCGTAATTAGTAAATCACCCTTAGTTTTAAAATGCGACTATTGTGAAACCACATTAACTGAGGATGAAGTGCTGAGGCAAATCTTGCTATGATTTACGGAAAAATTTTACAAATAAAGGAAAAAAAGACAATTTTTGAAGTTTCTATAGAGGCGCATTTTAATCCTTTGCCAGGACAATACGTTTCTCTTGTATTCCCATCAGAAAATGAGATACCTTTAGGCATAGGAGATTATTACGACGGCGTACTTACGCTTTTTATAGAATCCGAAAAAATCGTTAACAAAATTCGTAATAAAAAGTTCGTCATATTAAAAGGTCCTTTAGGGAAAAGAATAGACCTAGGAAGAAGAATCTTGGGCATAGCTGAAGGAAATTTATATTACGATATACTCTTCCCTTTAAGGCAGGCAAAGAGGCAAGGAAAAGAAGTAAAGGTGCTTTGCAAGGATTGTGAAAGCGAGTTTGAAGAACCTTCAAGGGATGAGGATTTTGATATGATTTTAGCCTCAGTAGATTATAATGAAATAAAATACTTACCTCCTGAAGCTTACGTTTACGTCAGATGGGTAAAGATGAACTGTAATATGGGTGTATGCGGAGTTTGTAGCATTAACGGGCATTTACCTTGTATTGAAGGACCATTTATAAAGGTGAAAGACCTTGTGGATTAGGGGTAAAATTTTCCTCAATAATGAGGTAATTGATGGTTGTGTAAACTTTGATAGAAAAATTAAGGAAATTAGAAAGGATTGCAGACCGGACATTGACATTCCACAAGGAAAAATAATATTTCCAGGGTCGATAGACATGCACGTTCATGTTAGGGGAATGAATCTATCGTATAAGGAAGATGTAAGAACTGCAACCTCAGAAGCTGCCTACGGCGGTGTAACTGTTGTAGTAGATATGCCAAATACTGTTCCTTACATAAACACTGCAGAAAGGGTACAAGAAAGACTCAGAGAATTTGCCAATTTTTCCAGAACAGATTATGGAATTTATTCTGGAGTAACATCTGACGAAAGAGTTGATAAATTACCCATTGCAGGCTATAAGGTTTTCCCAGAAGATCTAGAAAAACCCGAATTACAGTTTGTTCTATCATCTAAAAGGCTAAAGATCTTGCATCCAGAATTACCATTATCTGTCAAACAATTTAGAAATTTAAGAGAAATATGGCAAGAAATTGCATCAATCAGCCTAGTCTCAGGAAGATTTCATATAACTCACATAACAAATTATGAAGACTTAATTAAGGCTAAAGAATTAGGTTTTACAACAGACTTCACTCCTCACCACTTGCTTCTTGAAGAAATAAAGGGAGACTGTCTTACTAAAGTTAATCCACCCATCAGAGATCTTACAGAACGTAGAAAATTATTAAGAGCATTATTTGAGGCAGACGCAGTGGCCAGCGATCATGCACCGCATACTTTACAAGAGAAAATGCAACCTTACGAATTATGCCCTCCAGGAATTGCAGCAGTTTCTTTTACTACGCCGTTTATTTATTCGTTAGTAAAGAAGGGAGTATTATCTCTCAGTAGGGCTGTAGATTTAGTATCTAAGAATCCAGCTAAAATACTTGGAATTAACGCTGGAGAAATAAAAGAAGGTAACGTGGCAGACTTTACAGTAATAGACTTCGAGAAAGATTGGAGGTATCATACTCAATATTCAAAAGTTGTGGAAACACCATTTGATGAGTATTCCCTAGACGTGTCAATCTACATGACCATAGTTGAAGGAAAAGTAGCTTATGATGGCTATGAAGTTTACCCAATAAGGGGGATGAATTTATTTGAGAATAGCTAACCTTGATTTTAAAGATCCATTAATTATAGCCTCTGGCATTATTCCTGACATTCCAGAAGTAATGATGAGAATATGCGAAAATTATGAACCGAGTGCAATAACAACAAAGACTTTAACTTTAACACCTTTAGAGCCTCATAAACCTCCTACTGTAATAAAATTCCATGATGGTTGCTATATGAATGCTATAGGTTTAGGAAATCCCGGAATAGGAATAGTAGAAAAAATTAATCTCAAAAAATGTAGGCTATTCGTAAGTATAGGAGGAAATGATGTGAAACAAATAGTAAATTCTGCAGAAATTGCGGAGAATAAAGCAGATATTATCGAGATTAACGCAAGCAGTCCAAACAGAAAAGGATATGGAGAGTCAATTTCTTCAATAGTTCATGAAATTGTAAAGGAAGTAAAGTCTCACGTTAAAAAACCGGTTTTCGTTAAGATTGGGCCTTGGGATAATGCTTTGGAAATTGCGGGAAAAGCTTTAGAAGCAGGTGCAGATGGACTAACTGCAATAAATACACTAAAAGGGTTAATGATTGATACCGAGGAATTTAAGCCGGTTTTATCTTACGGCACTGGAGGAATTTCTGGTAAATGCATTTATCCTCTTGCCTTAAGAATAATCAGAGATTTATATAGAGAATATGAACCAGACATTATAGGAATTGGAGGAGTATTTTCATTTAGGGAAGTTTTAGGCATGTTAAGCGTTGGGGCTAAACTTGTTGGTTTGGGTAGTGTAATATTGGATAAGGGCTTTGATGTAATAGGAGAAATCAGAAAGGGCTTAATGAACTATCTAAATGAAAAGGGATTAAAACTTGAAGATATATTTGCTATTGCAGTGAAAAAATGAGAGCTGTAATGAAAGGTAGAGATTTAGAAGGTTTAGCGTTTTTAGGCAAGGTTGAGTCAGTAAACGTGGAATTTTGTGATGATAAAAAAACTCTAGCTAAGGTTGTAGTAAAAACTACTGACGGAGATGAAGTGGAATCGGAATGCATACCAGTAAGAGCAGCAGGTAAAATATCTATTGTAATAAAGCATTATTTAAGAATGGGAATAGGAAAATATATTATAACTAATGAAAAGTCTGTAGGAAATGTGGATACGGAGGGAGAAGATGAAACTGAGGATAGACAAACTTCCTAAAACTGATGAAGATTTAGAGGAAATTCAACAAGAAATAGAGTCAGAACATCATCACCATCATCATGAGGAAGAAGGCCAGAGTATTGAAGAAGTATTAGGAGAACTTTACGTTAGACTGCAGAGTTTAGAAAGTAAATCAAAAGAGTTAGAAGATTCTTCAGAAGCATGCAAGGAAGAAATTTCAAGGATTTATAAAATTTTAGGAAAAATGTTAATAGCATTGACTACTAAAGATGAAAATGAAAAGATTAAAAATCTCAAAGATATTTTAAGCACACTTGAATAATTATGGAACTATATCAAACAGTAATAATTGCAATAAAACTTTTTGCAATAATGGATCCTTTTTCAATTATTCCATATCTTTTAGCAATATTTGAAGAATACTCACAAAGCTCCGATACTAAGGTTAGCTGGAATTACTTAATAAATAAAGTAGAGCTTGCTGTTATCATACTTCTAGTATTTTTTTCACTAATAGGGAAGGCTTTTTTAGATTTCTTAGGGCTAACTCCAGCTTCTCTAGAAATAGGTGGTGGAATAATTTTAGTTTACTTGGGTATCGATACCATGGGTGGCTTTCAGCAATTAAAATTCCTAGGCAGAAGTATAGTAGAAGCAGCAGTAACTCCAATTGCTACACCATTAATAGTAGGACCAGGAACAATGGCAGCACTTGTTACCTTATCAGTTTCTTTTCCAGTATATTACCTCTTAATAGGAAGTTTAATAGCAGCAGGTATAACTTACGTAGTATTAAGATTTGGTCCTTTACTTGTAAAGATTCTTGGAAGAACCGGTACAGTAGCTGCAGGAAGATTTACCGCAATTATTATTGCAGCCTTTGGAGTTCAGCTAATTTTACAAGGTATATCTCAGATTAACTTGGTGTGAAGATTCCTATTCAAAATGAAAATTTTTTAATCCGAGTTACGATTGCTTTATGAAGTGTATGTCTGATAGTGTAAAAAAGAAAGTGGATATGGATACAATTGATAGAAGATTATTAATAGAATTATTAAGGGATGCAAGAAGTAGTTTGAGAAGACTTTCAGAAGAGATGAACGTATCACCTGCAACTTTACATAATAGATTAACCAGATTAGTACAAGAAGGTATAATAAAAGGTTTCACTGCATTAATAGATTATTCTAAGCTAGGTTACACACTATCTGCAGTAATCATGGCAAAAGTTGATGGAAAGCACCTCGTTGAATTTGAGAGAGAAGTTGCAAATGCTGACAATGTGGTGGCAGTTTATGATGTTGTAGGAGAATATGACGTAGTATTAATAGCTAAATTTAGGAGTGTAGAAGACCTTGATGCATTTTTAAAACAGTTACTCAAAAATCCCAAAGTAGAAAGAACTTATACAAGTATAGTGTTGAATGTTGTTAAAGAAGATCCTAGAGTAAAAATTTAGACTTTTTCATATGCAAAAGCCTTATATACTATATGACGTCCTCATATATCTATATGGTGTCTTAAATATGCAGTTCTGTCCTAAATGTGGAGGAGTAATGGTACCAGTAAAGAAAGACGGCAAGG from Acidianus ambivalens harbors:
- the pyrE gene encoding orotate phosphoribosyltransferase → MDFAESLLQRKLLLIGNFILTSGKTSPYYLDLRRLPNYPEFFTVVDKAIEELRNIKFDMIIGIATGGIPLASFVACKLGKPMGYVRLEKKGYGTDKLLEADVKDKEIVIVDDVATTGGSIERSAEEIIRNGGKVSHALVIVDRKEGAKERLEKMGITLHYLYSIHDILKSILPKLNDNERKMIEEYLVKNVEG
- the pyrB gene encoding aspartate carbamoyltransferase, coding for MRDIISSLDFSKEDFLTIFSLADEIEKGKRLKLQEEKVVATAFFEPSTRTHLSFTTAALRLGAKTIGFSSTEGISEAKGENFADTIRMLENYSDCIIIRHKFDGAAKFASEISNKPIINAGDGKHEHPTQTLIDIYTVYKSFGSPDNLTYGILGDLKYARTVNSLLRGLTRFMPRFVYLISPEPLKARKEILSELNYPYKEIDSPSEVISEIDVLYVTRIQKERFPDEMEYEKVKESYTVDENLVNQMKKDSIILHPLPRVNEIDRRIDSKPQAKYFYQASLGVPIRMSLLYKILSGEW
- the pyrI gene encoding aspartate carbamoyltransferase regulatory subunit — protein: MKNGLIVSKIKNGTVIDHIPAGRALAVLNILGIKGNEGNRVALVMNVESSKMGKKDIVKIEERELNQREVELIALIAPSATINIIRNYEVAEKRKLNLPEKIEGILKCPNPACITNNDVEARSRFIVISKSPLVLKCDYCETTLTEDEVLRQILL
- a CDS encoding 2-polyprenylphenol hydroxylase, encoding MIYGKILQIKEKKTIFEVSIEAHFNPLPGQYVSLVFPSENEIPLGIGDYYDGVLTLFIESEKIVNKIRNKKFVILKGPLGKRIDLGRRILGIAEGNLYYDILFPLRQAKRQGKEVKVLCKDCESEFEEPSRDEDFDMILASVDYNEIKYLPPEAYVYVRWVKMNCNMGVCGVCSINGHLPCIEGPFIKVKDLVD
- the pyrC gene encoding dihydroorotase, yielding MWIRGKIFLNNEVIDGCVNFDRKIKEIRKDCRPDIDIPQGKIIFPGSIDMHVHVRGMNLSYKEDVRTATSEAAYGGVTVVVDMPNTVPYINTAERVQERLREFANFSRTDYGIYSGVTSDERVDKLPIAGYKVFPEDLEKPELQFVLSSKRLKILHPELPLSVKQFRNLREIWQEIASISLVSGRFHITHITNYEDLIKAKELGFTTDFTPHHLLLEEIKGDCLTKVNPPIRDLTERRKLLRALFEADAVASDHAPHTLQEKMQPYELCPPGIAAVSFTTPFIYSLVKKGVLSLSRAVDLVSKNPAKILGINAGEIKEGNVADFTVIDFEKDWRYHTQYSKVVETPFDEYSLDVSIYMTIVEGKVAYDGYEVYPIRGMNLFENS
- the pyrD gene encoding dihydroorotate dehydrogenase PyrD, whose translation is MRIANLDFKDPLIIASGIIPDIPEVMMRICENYEPSAITTKTLTLTPLEPHKPPTVIKFHDGCYMNAIGLGNPGIGIVEKINLKKCRLFVSIGGNDVKQIVNSAEIAENKADIIEINASSPNRKGYGESISSIVHEIVKEVKSHVKKPVFVKIGPWDNALEIAGKALEAGADGLTAINTLKGLMIDTEEFKPVLSYGTGGISGKCIYPLALRIIRDLYREYEPDIIGIGGVFSFREVLGMLSVGAKLVGLGSVILDKGFDVIGEIRKGLMNYLNEKGLKLEDIFAIAVKK
- a CDS encoding MarC family protein, with amino-acid sequence MMELYQTVIIAIKLFAIMDPFSIIPYLLAIFEEYSQSSDTKVSWNYLINKVELAVIILLVFFSLIGKAFLDFLGLTPASLEIGGGIILVYLGIDTMGGFQQLKFLGRSIVEAAVTPIATPLIVGPGTMAALVTLSVSFPVYYLLIGSLIAAGITYVVLRFGPLLVKILGRTGTVAAGRFTAIIIAAFGVQLILQGISQINLV
- a CDS encoding Lrp/AsnC family transcriptional regulator, yielding MSDSVKKKVDMDTIDRRLLIELLRDARSSLRRLSEEMNVSPATLHNRLTRLVQEGIIKGFTALIDYSKLGYTLSAVIMAKVDGKHLVEFEREVANADNVVAVYDVVGEYDVVLIAKFRSVEDLDAFLKQLLKNPKVERTYTSIVLNVVKEDPRVKI